The DNA region AGAAATCATGTGTTTGGAGCAATATCCAAACTGGAGATCCCAGTAGTGCCTAGCAGTGTCCCCGATGGAGAACTTTGCATTGTCCCAGCAGGGATTATGATAATGTTCAGGTACCACTAGAGTAACATGAATGACTTTTTCAGAGTCCATAACCCTTCTTAGCTGCTTGGCGGCTGATTCCCCAGTAAAGACGGAAGGAATTCCAACCTTCTGCCTGATCTCTTCAACATTAGTCACCATTGTCACCAGTTTCTCTGAGTTCACATTGTGGACAATAGCAGCTTGATAGCCAGCTTGCTGAGCATGAAGGATCTTAACCCCCAGCGGGCAGTCATGCCTACTTATGAGTGCGATGAAGGCTGCCGAGGAATTGCTGCCTGCTGGTGGCCCTCTGATAGGGTGACAGGCATTTGCAGGTGCCGCCTCAATCAGATAACCCCTCAGGCCCTCTCTTGGGACAGGAGGCCCCAGGCATGCAGATAACGCTCTAAAATCTATGCAGGTGGAGTTCTGCTTGTAGACCACGTAAACAAAGACTTCAGCCATGGGCGCCTCTAAGAGCAGGAATACAGTGATCAGGCAGAGAGGCATCCACAGCAGAGACCACATGCTGGCAGCTGCTGGTGGTCTCTCAGTGTGCTGACCTAGTTCCTATCTAATCGCAGCCGCTGGCTTCAGAGGACTCTATGGGGAACAGCAGGAGAACTCAGCTCTGCTCATCTTCTTTGATGTCATCAGTGAGACATGCTGAAGCCTTCTAAGGCAATAACAACGACAGGACGAGGCGGGTGATTGTCTCCCAGTCCCTTCCCTTAGAGCTACCGTTAGCAGCTTCTTTCACTGCATAGTCCAGCTGGGTGGCTCCCAGCTGATGCCTCCCTTTCTCATTAGCTGCATGCAGCTGCCCAAGTCTTTGTGACATCACTCACTGTCTGCTCTGCTTTTCCCGGACCCTGTCTCTGGGCCCCAGTAAGAGACAAGGCTTTtgtgcaagggagggggagagagagagagaagggaaattcGGAAGTGCTGAAAGCAGAGAAGTGAGAAGACTGAGATGAGATGCCATCCAGCCCTGACGGTGGAAGAAGGTAGTAGCAACCCAGCATTCCTTAGTTCTAGACGATGACAGGAAGCCGCAGGAACCAGAGCCTCTTAGAGGGCATGAGCTAGTTGTGATGTGGACCCCTGTGAGGCTGGACAGACACCGTAGTGATGGGTGCTCTTATAAAAAGCCTAGGCAGCAGGGTGGTCTTGTGGGAACATCTGAAGGACTAAATAGGCCTCTAAGCTTTTGGGTGAGTTTATTCTAAAACCTGGAACCTTCCTTCATTTCTCATATGACTATTTGCCCGTTTGTGCATATTTTTACATGCTTGTGCCGGGTTTGAGGCATATTCCGGTGCGTGTTTTTGCAATATTGACGCTGGGTTGGGTGACATCatcttgtattacagtagcaccttgcGATGCCAACCAAGGTCAAGGCCCCATTCTGCCAGAGGTTGTACAGACAcacagtcagagagagagagtccctaGCAGCCTCCCCCATTCTCCAATTCATCTgtgatcagattggcagagggtCTGGAGAGTTCAGATGCAACTGCAGGCAAGGAGCGAAGCTTCGTTCCACATATAATCCTGCAATCGAGGAGAGAAGCATGCAGCACAGAGACCAAATGGCTCATCGGATTTCAAGGagtttattttattctgttttcctTAATACTACCCTGATATTACTTTTTGAGGTCTCCAAGCTCCATAGGTGTTACAGTCACGGCATGCATGTAAGACAGGGAGGCTGAGCTGCAATTAGGGCCATGAGTGGATTTGTCTTTAGAAATGATCATTCTTATTGCTTCATATTAGAGTAACGCGtcgggtatgtttacacagcccGTGACAGCGAGTCTCCCAGCCTGGGCCGATCAGAAGTGACcttcccaaggccacacagcagagCCAGCAATAGTCCCAGTCCTGTTCCCTAAGTGCTGGCCTGCACGCCCTCCCCTATAGAGTGGTCTATAATAGGAATAACTGGGTTAGGAAACCTGATAGATCTTTCCAGTTTCTATGACATCTGTTGCAACAACAGCTGTTGCACAGAGAAGTTGTTACACCAGGGTGGCATCATAGGTTGGGTAACTAGTGCCATTAGCAGGAAGGTTTTTGGCACTAAGAAGACTGGTTGGATTAGACTCTAACTAGAAAGAGGGGATCTGGGAGCagaagggggagtggggaagggactgAAGCAGAGATGAGGCCAGCGTTTGGGGGAAATGGACACAGGGCATGGAGCAGCAAGTGTAAGGCTGGAGGGACAAGCGTCAGAGAGGAGGGATCTTTTCTGGAAGGCAAAGGAGAAGTGGCTGGAGAGCAGgagtgagagagaggggaaatgaggCCAGGGTTAACGTATGGAGAAGGGAGGGTCTAGGGGAGTGAGGAAAGGGAACAGAGACTGAGATTTTCAATGGAGctgaagggagttaggcaccgaaatcccattgaaattcactGATGCACAAGGTTTGCAAGAGAAACCGCTCGAGGAACATGCTGTATTCCTTACAACCAGCATTTAGGATAAACTGTATCTCCTcaaacccgcccccccaccccgcactccCAGATATACTCAGTGAAAACCTGCGTGAGTCATGCATGCATGTGTTAAATATGTTACAGCCACTCCTGGATGTGTCCTCTACCCATATCCTCTGGGGTCTGTGCAATCTACTTCCTCAGTATAATTGCGACTTATTTAAATGTCAACAAGCCACATATGGGAGGCAGCAGTTATGTGAGAGAGCAGAGCAATTACAGGGAACAGGTCCCATTTCACCACTCGAACAAAGATCCAAACTAGAGGAAAGGAAGAGACCATTTACCTCTCTATTAACCGATCACTTACACTTCCTATACTATTCTCTTACAATCCACTGTTGGGCTGGAACCCTCTGTAGAAGCAGAAACCCAAGACCAGATATTGCTTTAACTTATCCCAGTGGAAATCCTGAGCGACTCCTGTGAAGTCCagggagttactctggatttacaccagtgtaattgcCACCAGCATCTAGTTCACAGGAGACTGGTCCTGCCAGGAAGATTCAATCAGCAACTGAGATATCGAGGTGACTGGCGCTGTCATATGGACATCGCTGTAACTCTAGCAAAGATTGTATTTCTGGCCTCAGATCTAACGTCAATTAGAGCTGCTTCAACGGTGAAATAGATCTGGATGTTTTATTCAAAGGCTTTTGCAGCACTAGAAAAGCAGCCCAGCCAGGTGTGTGATGTGGGTTCATAACTAATGTGTCtcattgttctttattatttgcattatggttGTATTTAGCATCCCAACGGGGTGCATATGTATTAGGTCCATTATCCTACATTCTGGACTATGCTAGTTCTCTGTGTTTATACTGAGCTCATAACGCTAGTGGCGAGAGCTGATACACTGGAATAAAATGACTGACATTCTCCTAGCTTTCTGGGGACTTCCCTATTCCTCACTCCCTGCGCTCATAAACCTAAATTCACTGCATGTATTATATCCACCAACAGCCAGCTTCCAATGCAGACTCATAGCTAGGGCtgactggaaaacaagaattccatttcacacacacatacacgaaAATTGAGTATTGGgcctttgttttcattctgcattggaacGAAATCTAGGCCTattgaatgttttatttttgcaaacaaagaaaaaaaaacagcaagagaCCTAGCTCAGGATAGCTAATTGGTTTAGGGTGCTTACCTGGAACGTGTGAGAGtctggttcaagtccctgctgtgcCTGATCTGGGGCCCTGTCTCTCAATCTCACCTGTTGGtgctgtttcactttgtataaataaatgtTAATTGGGGAAGAGAGTGTAGCCAAGTGGTTAAGGCACCTACATGGGATGTGAGAGATCCagattcaagtctctgctctaaaTCAGACAGTGGGCTTCTGGCTATTCtggggtttctctctctctccatcctggacctgagaaactttctcaacaaattggcattttctgaggaaaaaacatttgtcaaaaataaTTCCTGACCACCTCTCCTTAGCAAGAGGTGGGGTGTGTGTAGTATTTCAtagataaaatatatatttttactattCAGTGGGATGGTTTTTAGGATTATGATGATTTGTCatacagggctggggggggggggggctttgatGATCTCCTGGtgaatcatagaatgatagaatcatagaatatcagggttggaagggacctcaggaggtcatccagtccaaccccctgctcaaagcaggaccgatccccaattaaatcatcccagctagggctttgtcaagcctgaccttaaaaacttctaaggaaggagattccaccacctccctaggtaacgcattccagtgtttcaccaccctcctagtgaaaaagtttttcctaatatccaacctaaatctccctcattgcaacttgagaccattactccttgttctgtcatccactaccactgagaatagtctagatccatcctctttggaaccacctt from Eretmochelys imbricata isolate rEreImb1 chromosome 25, rEreImb1.hap1, whole genome shotgun sequence includes:
- the LOC144280085 gene encoding E3 ubiquitin-protein ligase ZNRF4-like; translation: MWSLLWMPLCLITVFLLLEAPMAEVFVYVVYKQNSTCIDFRALSACLGPPVPREGLRGYLIEAAPANACHPIRGPPAGSNSSAAFIALISRHDCPLGVKILHAQQAGYQAAIVHNVNSEKLVTMVTNVEEIRQKVGIPSVFTGESAAKQLRRVMDSEKVIHVTLVVPEHYHNPCWDNAKFSIGDTARHYWDLQFGYCSKHMISLFIQEFGMAIGMIVCILLVVGCMRWCRKRQKITMSTFKTGDKYVTCVICMAEYEEGDQLKILPCSHVYHGTCIDSWLLIQPQCKTCPICKQQVTVAK